In Pseudomonas alcaliphila JAB1, a single window of DNA contains:
- the tnpB gene encoding IS66 family insertion sequence element accessory protein TnpB (TnpB, as the term is used for proteins encoded by IS66 family insertion elements, is considered an accessory protein, since TnpC, encoded by a neighboring gene, is a DDE family transposase.), translating to MMRPDAKVQKVYLYPKPVDFRKSINGLAALVELDIKVEVFNPVLFVFLNRTRSQVKILYWERNGFCLWLKRLEAERFKTKPDAGDEAIELTVDELNWLLDGIDLWRNRPHQILTPRFVT from the coding sequence ATGATGCGTCCCGACGCCAAGGTCCAAAAGGTTTATCTGTATCCCAAGCCTGTCGACTTCCGCAAATCCATCAATGGCCTGGCGGCGCTGGTCGAGCTGGACATCAAGGTGGAAGTGTTCAACCCGGTGCTGTTCGTGTTCCTCAATCGCACCCGCAGCCAGGTCAAGATTCTCTACTGGGAGCGCAATGGCTTCTGCCTGTGGCTCAAGCGTCTGGAAGCCGAGCGCTTCAAGACCAAACCCGATGCCGGTGACGAGGCCATTGAGCTGACGGTCGATGAGTTGAACTGGCTGCTCGACGGCATCGACCTGTGGCGTAATCGCCCGCACCAGATACTGACGCCGCGCTTCGTAACCTGA
- a CDS encoding CDP-alcohol phosphatidyltransferase family protein: MPSIYQFKPAFQNLLRPGVERLYARGVTANQVTLAAALVSVLLGALLAACSHITWLFALIPLWMLLRMALNAIDGMLAREFGQQSKLGAYLNELCDVIADSALYLPFALLAGVSPLLVILVVLLAVISEYAGVLGPMVGASRRYDGPMGKSDRAFCFGVIGAGVATGLLPALWINLLLGLILALLLYTLYNRVRRGLAEAV, encoded by the coding sequence ACCAATTCAAACCGGCTTTCCAGAACCTGCTGCGCCCCGGCGTCGAACGCCTTTACGCACGCGGCGTCACCGCCAACCAGGTCACTCTGGCTGCAGCCCTGGTCTCCGTGCTGCTGGGCGCCCTGCTCGCAGCCTGCAGTCATATCACCTGGCTATTCGCCCTGATTCCCCTGTGGATGCTGCTACGCATGGCGCTCAATGCCATCGACGGCATGCTCGCGCGTGAGTTCGGCCAGCAATCGAAACTCGGCGCCTACCTCAACGAACTCTGCGACGTGATCGCCGACAGCGCCCTGTATCTGCCCTTCGCCTTGCTGGCAGGCGTCTCGCCGCTGCTGGTGATCCTCGTGGTGCTGCTGGCGGTGATCAGCGAGTACGCCGGCGTACTCGGGCCCATGGTCGGCGCCTCAAGGCGCTATGACGGACCGATGGGCAAGAGCGACCGAGCCTTCTGCTTCGGCGTGATCGGCGCTGGTGTCGCCACGGGCCTGCTGCCTGCCCTGTGGATCAATCTGCTGCTAGGTCTGATCCTCGCCCTGCTGCTCTATACCCTCTACAACCGCGTTCGCCGGGGTTTGGCCGAAGCGGTCTGA
- a CDS encoding bifunctional alpha/beta hydrolase/class I SAM-dependent methyltransferase: MRPVQLHTFTTHDGVELSYRHWPETTPADGPRQAVVLFHRGHEHGGRMAHLVDELELPHCDFFAWDARGHGLSPGARGDSPSFATNVRDVQTFVEHIGAQHGIAEQDLAVVAQSVGAVIISTWAHDYAPKVRCLVLASPAFKVKLYVPFARPGLKLLHAWRGNFFVNSYVKARYLSHDPERIASFENDSLIARPISVTMLLGLYEAADRIVADAQAIQVPTQLLISGADFVVHRKPQEDFFERLGSLRKEKHLLPGFFHDTLGERDRAHALSRARRFILRNFEEPVTRPSLLDADRLGATCAEAEELAAPLPKRSLRDLYWRATRAGMRLGSSLSAGVKLGFDTGFDSGSTLDYVYRNQPTGKGALGRLIDQNYLDSIGWRGIRQRKLHAEELLRLAMARLREAGRAVRIVDIAAGHGRYILESLEGQQQRPDSILLRDYSDINVRDGNALIEQKGLGDIARFVKGDAFDREDLAALEPKPTLAVVSGLYELFGSNQMVGDSLAGLAAAVEEGGYLVYTGQPWHPQLELIARALTSHRDGQAWVMRRRSQAEMDQLVEAAGFRKVAQRIDQWGIFSVSLAQRVK; encoded by the coding sequence ATGCGCCCTGTACAGCTTCACACCTTCACCACGCATGACGGCGTCGAGCTGAGCTATCGCCACTGGCCGGAGACGACGCCTGCCGATGGCCCACGCCAGGCCGTGGTGCTGTTTCACCGTGGCCACGAACATGGCGGGCGCATGGCCCACCTGGTGGACGAGCTGGAGCTGCCGCACTGCGACTTTTTCGCCTGGGATGCCCGTGGCCATGGGCTTTCGCCCGGCGCACGCGGCGACAGTCCGAGCTTCGCCACCAACGTGCGTGACGTGCAGACCTTCGTCGAGCATATCGGCGCACAACACGGCATCGCCGAACAGGACCTGGCGGTGGTGGCGCAGAGTGTCGGCGCGGTGATCATCTCCACCTGGGCCCACGACTACGCGCCCAAGGTGCGTTGCCTGGTGCTCGCCTCGCCGGCCTTCAAGGTCAAGCTCTACGTGCCCTTCGCCCGCCCCGGTCTGAAGCTGCTGCACGCCTGGCGCGGCAACTTCTTCGTCAACAGCTACGTGAAGGCGCGCTATCTCAGCCATGATCCCGAGCGCATCGCCTCCTTCGAGAATGACTCGCTGATCGCCCGGCCCATCTCGGTCACCATGCTGCTCGGCCTGTACGAGGCCGCCGACCGCATCGTCGCCGACGCCCAGGCGATCCAGGTGCCGACCCAACTGCTGATCTCCGGCGCCGACTTCGTCGTCCACCGCAAGCCGCAGGAAGACTTCTTCGAGCGCCTCGGCAGCCTGCGCAAGGAAAAGCACCTGCTACCGGGCTTCTTCCACGACACCCTCGGTGAACGCGACCGCGCCCACGCCCTGAGCCGCGCGCGGCGCTTCATCCTGCGCAACTTCGAGGAGCCGGTAACGCGCCCCTCGCTGCTCGATGCCGATCGTCTGGGCGCCACCTGCGCCGAAGCCGAAGAGCTGGCCGCACCGCTGCCAAAACGCTCGTTGCGCGACCTCTACTGGCGCGCCACCCGCGCCGGCATGCGCCTGGGCAGCAGCCTGTCGGCCGGCGTGAAGCTGGGCTTCGACACCGGTTTCGACTCCGGCAGCACGCTCGATTACGTCTACCGCAACCAGCCCACCGGCAAGGGTGCGCTGGGCCGGTTGATCGACCAGAACTACCTGGATTCCATCGGCTGGCGCGGCATTCGTCAGCGCAAGCTGCACGCCGAGGAACTGCTGCGCCTGGCCATGGCCAGGTTGCGCGAGGCGGGCAGGGCAGTGCGCATCGTCGATATCGCCGCCGGCCACGGCCGCTACATCCTCGAATCGCTGGAAGGCCAGCAGCAGCGCCCCGACTCGATCCTGCTGCGCGACTACAGCGACATCAACGTGCGCGACGGCAATGCGCTGATCGAACAGAAGGGCCTGGGCGACATCGCCCGCTTCGTCAAAGGCGATGCCTTCGACCGTGAGGATCTCGCCGCGCTCGAGCCGAAACCGACCCTGGCGGTGGTCTCCGGCCTGTACGAGCTGTTCGGCAGCAACCAGATGGTCGGCGACTCGCTGGCCGGCCTGGCAGCGGCGGTCGAGGAGGGCGGTTATCTGGTCTACACCGGCCAGCCCTGGCACCCGCAGCTGGAACTGATCGCCCGCGCCCTGACCAGCCACCGCGACGGCCAGGCCTGGGTCATGCGCCGGCGCAGCCAGGCAGAAATGGACCAGTTGGTGGAAGCAGCCGGTTTCCGCAAGGTGGCACAACGCATCGACCAGTGGGGCATCTTCAGCGTGTCCCTGGCACAACGGGTGAAGTGA